One segment of Drosophila mauritiana strain mau12 chromosome 3R, ASM438214v1, whole genome shotgun sequence DNA contains the following:
- the LOC117144087 gene encoding cytochrome c-type heme lyase — protein sequence MGNTAITRVQMEATKSVPVDHAKYTSGGGAPPPECPMHQKHGDAKSASAVPPHPKMQAASECPVQHDNSDVNPLNMMPPANQQPAADQPFPLPTDRQTSTIPKVTEDGSVQFWQYPSQQMFWNAMLRKGWRWKTEDVSQKDMGDIIRIHNANNEQAWQEVLKWEALHAKECGNPRLKSFGGKAKDFSPRARFRSWLGYELPFDRHDWIVDRCGKDVRYVIDYYDGGLVDKDYRFALLDVRPAMDSVDNVWDRMRVAYMRWRYELFEKFGSADGGKVTAGSD from the exons ATGGGCAATACAGCCATCACCCGAGTGCAAATGGAGGCCACGAAGAGTGTGCCGGTGGACCACGCCAAGTACACGAGCGGCGGTGGTGCCCCGCCACCAGAATGCCCCATGCATCAGAAACATGGAGATGCAAAATCGGCCTCCGCCGTGCCCCCACATCCCAAGATGCAGGCCGCTTCCGAGTGTCCGGTGCAGCACGACAACAGCGACGTTAATCCGCTGAATATGATGCCACCGGCAAACCAACAGCCGGCGGCAGATCAGCCCTTCCCACTGCCCACCGACCGCCAGACGTCGACCATTCCCAAAGTCACCGAGGATGGCAGCGTTCAATTCTGGCAGTATCCCAGCCAACAGATGTTCTGGAACGCCATGCTACGCAAGGGCTGGCGCTGGAAGACCGAGGACGTATCGCAAAAGGACATGGGCGACATCATACGCATCCACAATGCCAACAACGAGCAGGCCTGGCAGGAGGTTCTCAAGTGGGAGGCGCTCCACGCCAAGGAATGCGGCAATCCGCGCCTCAAGAGCTTCGGTGGCAAGGCCAAGGACTTCAGTCCGCGCGCTCGATTCCGCAGCTGGCTGGG ATACGAGCTGCCTTTCGATAGGCATGACTGGATAGTCGATCGCTGTGGCAAGGATGTGCGCTACGTCATCGACTACTACGACGGTGGACTGGTGGACAAGGACTACCGCTTTGCCCTGCTGGACGTGCGCCCAGCCATGGACTCCGTGGACAACGTTTGGGACAGAATGCGCGTAGCTTACATGCGCTGGAGGTACGAGCTGTTCGAGAAGTTTGGCAGCGCGGATGGCGGCAAAGTG
- the LOC117144085 gene encoding NADH dehydrogenase [ubiquinone] 1 alpha subcomplex subunit 10, mitochondrial, with amino-acid sequence MTAVFRVGLVRLVSRATQSPNLLQAQTNALPAAFQQRCSISGKTMRGGPRVPKAAPYPYKTKKYSVFNAFFDKTSKRFDENSKVICVEGPIAAGKSKFAKELAEELDMQYYPAVDLDLIYINSYGYDMRKLDPQLPPSCRSYDVRNFCLDPSHDLAAQFQIRMYMLRYSQYIDALQHILSTGQGVVLERSPYSDFVFMEAMFRQGYLSRGARSVYNELRQNTIGELLKPHLVIYLDLPVDAVKKQIKARNVDYEVQSKVFSDAYLSDLEQLYKQQYLKDISTHAELLIYDWTAGGETEVVVEDIERIDFDQFEADSHNKKMLDWRFPLEPEWCEARIKYCHEKPDLMNYFNVPRFDVPELVRSADDGKVWRDVWFNAPGMKYRPGYNADMGDEGLLTKTKMGINQGI; translated from the exons ATGACCGCCGTGTTCCGCGTAGGACTGGTGCGGCTCGTCAGCCGCGCCACACAGTCGCCCAATCTTCTCCAGGCGCAGACGAATGCCCTGCCCGCTGCCTTCCAGCAGCGATGCAGCATCTCCGGCAAGACGATGCGAGGTGGACCCCGGGTGCCCAAGGCCGCCCCCTATCCGTACAAGACGAAGAAGTACAGCGTTTTCAATGCTTTCTTCGACAAGACCTCCAAGCGTTTTGACGAGAACTCCAAGGTGATCTGTGTGGAGGGACCCATCGCGGCCGGCAAGTCAAAGTTCGCCAAGGAACTGGCCGAGGAGCTGGACATGCAGTACTATCCGGCAGTGGACCTGGACCTAATCTACATCAATTCGTACGGCTATGACATGAGGAAGTTGGATCCCCAGTTGCCGCCCAGCTGCCGCAGCTACGATGTGCGCAACTTCTGCCTGGACCCCAGCCACGATCTGGCTGCCCAGTTCCAGATCCGCATGTACATGCTGCGCTATTCGCAGTACATTGATGCCCTGCAGCACATCCTTAGCACCGGGCAGGGTGTCGTCCTCGAGCGCAGCCCCTACTCGGACTTTGTCTTCATGGAGGCCATGTTTCGGCAGGGTTATCTGTCCCGTGGTGCCCGTTCCGTGTACAATGAGCTCCGACAGAACACCATCGGGGAGCTGCTGAAGCCGCATTTGGTTATCTACTTGGACCTGCCGGTCGATGCCGTGAAGAAGCAGATCAAGGCACGCAATGTGGACTACGAGGTGCAATCGAAGGTGTTCAGCGATGCCTACTTGAGCGATTTGGAGCAGCTGTACAAGCAGCAGTACCTCAAGGACATCTCCACCCATGCCGAGCTGCTCATCTACGACTGGACAGCCGGCGGTGAGACTGAGGTTGTGGTGGAGGATATTGAACGCATCGACTTCGACCAGTTTGAGGCGGATTCTCACAACAAGAAGATGCTCGACTGGCGTTTCCCGCTGGAGCCCGAGTGGTGCGAGGCCCGTATCAAGTACTGCCACGAGAAGCCCGATCTGATGAACTACTTCAATGTGCCGCGTTTCGATGTCCCGGAGCTGGTGCGCAGCGCTGACGACGGCAAAGTCTGGCGTGATGTCTGGTTCAAT GCTCCCGGCATGAAGTACCGTCCTGGCTACAATGCAGACATGGGCGACGAGGGTCTCCTCACCAAGACGAAAATGGGCATCAACCAGGGCATCTAA